In Panthera uncia isolate 11264 chromosome B4, Puncia_PCG_1.0, whole genome shotgun sequence, one genomic interval encodes:
- the SUV39H2 gene encoding histone-lysine N-methyltransferase SUV39H2 isoform X2 has protein sequence MEYYLVKWKGWPDSTNTWEPLQNLKCPLLLQQFSNDKHNYLSQVKKGKAIKDNNKALKPAIAEYIVKKAKQRLALQRWQDELNRRKNHKGMIFVENTVDLEGPPSDFYYINEYKPAPGISLVNEATFGCSCTDCFFEKCCPAEAGVLLAYNKNQQIKIPPGTPIYECNSRCQCGPDCPNRIVQKGTQYSLCIFRTSNGCGWGVKTLVKIKRMSFVMEYVGEVITSEEAERRGQLYDNKGITYLFDLDYESDEFTVDAARYGNVSHFVNHSCDPNLQVFNVFIDNLDTRLPRIALFSTRTINAGEELTFDYQMKGSGDVSSDSVDHSPAKKRVRTVCKCGAVTCRGYLN, from the exons ATGGAATATTATCTTGTAAAATGGAAAGGATGGCCAGATTCTACAAATACTTGGGAACCTTTGCAAAATCTCAAGTGCCCATTACTCCTCCAGCAGTTTTCTAATGACAAGCATAATTATTTATCTCAGGTAAAGAAAGGCAAAGCAATAAAAGACAATAACAAAGCTTTGAAACCTGCCATTGCCGAGTACATTGTAAAGAAGGCTAAACAGAGGCTAGCTCTGCAGAGATGGCAAGACGAActcaacagaagaaagaatcataaAGGAatgatatttgttgaaaatactgttGACTTAGAGGGCCCACCTTCAGACTTCTACTACATTAATGAATACAAACCAGCTCCTGGAATCAGCTTAGTCAATGAAGCTACCTTTGGTTGTTCGTGTACAGATTGCTTCTTTGAGAAATGTTGTCCTGCTGAAGCTGGAGTTCTTTTGGCTTATaataaaaaccaacaaattaAAATCCCACCTGGTACCCCCATTTATGAATGCAACTCGAGGTGTCAGTGTGGACCCGATTGTCCCAATAGGATTGTACAAAAAGGCACCCAGTATTCACTTTGCATCTTTCGAACTAGCAATGGCTGTGGCTGGGGTGTAAAAACccttgtgaagattaaaagaatGAGTTTTGTCATGGAATATGTTGGGGAG gtaatCACCAGTGAAGAAGCTGAAAGACGGGGGCAGTTATATGACAACAAAGGAATCACATATCTCTTTGATCTGGATTATGAATCTGATGAATTCACAGTGGATGCAGCCCGATATGGAAATGTCTCTCATTTTGTGAATCACAGT TGTGACCCAAATCTTCAGGTGTTTAATGTTTTCATTGATAATCTCGACACCCGTCTTCCCCGAATAGCATTGTTTTCCACAAGAACCATAAATGCTGGAGAAGAGCTCACTTTTGATTATCAAATGAAAG GTTCTGGAGATGTATCTTCAGATTCCGTTGACCACAGCCCAGCCAAAAAGAGGGTCAGAACTGTGTGCAAGTGTGGAGCTGTGACTTGCAGAGGTTACCTCAACTGA